A portion of the Stigmatella aurantiaca DW4/3-1 genome contains these proteins:
- a CDS encoding alpha/beta fold hydrolase, which yields MPSSQLSHRAALPAPSIPTIRYRTAKIDGVELFYREAGAAEAPAVVLLHGFPTSSHMFRNLIPALADRYRVIAPDYPGFGQSAMPDRKQFTYSFARFAELIDGLLSQLGANRYALYVMDYGAPVGFRLALKHPERISALVIQNGNAYEEGLTAFWDPLKAYWADGSSRHRDALRAMLTLSTTRFQYTDGVRDVSRISPDTWVHDQVLLDRPGNAEIQLDLFYDYRTNVALYPAIQAYFREHQPPALIAWGQNDQIFPASGAHAYLKDLPGAEFHLLDTGHFALEDQGDEIAGLMLDFLGRKVPGS from the coding sequence ATGCCTTCGTCTCAGTTGAGCCACCGCGCAGCCCTTCCTGCACCCTCGATCCCCACCATCCGTTACCGGACGGCCAAGATTGACGGCGTCGAACTCTTCTACCGTGAGGCAGGCGCTGCCGAGGCGCCGGCCGTGGTGCTGCTGCATGGCTTCCCCACGTCCTCGCATATGTTCCGCAACCTCATCCCAGCGCTCGCGGACCGTTATCGCGTGATTGCTCCGGATTACCCTGGCTTCGGCCAGAGCGCCATGCCGGATCGCAAGCAGTTCACCTACAGCTTCGCGCGTTTCGCGGAGCTGATCGATGGTTTGCTGAGCCAGTTGGGGGCAAACCGCTACGCACTCTATGTCATGGACTATGGCGCGCCCGTTGGCTTCCGGCTGGCCTTGAAGCATCCTGAGCGCATCTCTGCCCTCGTCATTCAAAATGGCAATGCCTATGAGGAAGGATTGACGGCATTCTGGGATCCGCTCAAGGCCTATTGGGCGGACGGGTCGTCTCGGCACCGCGATGCCTTGCGCGCGATGTTGACCTTGTCCACAACCCGGTTTCAGTACACCGATGGTGTCCGGGATGTGTCACGGATCTCTCCCGACACGTGGGTGCATGATCAGGTGTTGCTGGACCGTCCGGGCAACGCGGAGATCCAGCTCGACCTCTTCTACGATTACCGCACGAACGTTGCGCTCTATCCTGCGATCCAGGCCTACTTTCGCGAGCACCAGCCACCGGCACTCATCGCTTGGGGGCAGAATGACCAGATTTTCCCCGCCAGTGGAGCCCACGCCTATCTCAAGGATCTGCCCGGCGCGGAGTTCCACCTTCTTGATACGGGCCACTTCGCCCTCGAGGACCAAGGAGATGAAATCGCAGGGTTGATGCTCGACTTTCTCGGGCGGAAAGTTCCGGGAAGCTGA
- a CDS encoding ROK family transcriptional regulator: protein MNSSSIRRLNRVRVFHALRQNPGSSQRELGRLTGLDKATVSVVVAQLQQEGLIERMASTSVRRVGRPETALTIAASAGVLVGARLEPKTIRMVATTLAGEILAHMQIDGSRNVRRAITLLQKGIQELLTQAGENREVRGIGVGIPGMMNREGRLVLAPNLGWRNSEIRPMLEENLNAPVYVDNDTNAASVAECLFGICRTVRNFIFITGHSGVGGGLVLDGRLYRGTGGFAGEVGHLSIVPGGRACGCGKRGCLETYVSEASILARLEELGRTLPDIWAVAEAQGDPKVRQVLDEVGTHLGFALSHLVNLMNPELIVLGGNLAVIAQLLMPTLKRALAEHTLRPLLEDVRLEVSPLGADAVPMGGIALALEGFLTSSVVMAEERSQRRG from the coding sequence ATGAACTCATCCTCCATTCGGAGGCTCAACCGGGTCCGCGTGTTCCACGCGTTGCGTCAGAATCCAGGAAGCTCTCAGCGGGAGTTGGGGCGGCTGACGGGATTGGACAAGGCCACGGTCTCGGTGGTGGTGGCCCAGCTTCAGCAGGAGGGGCTCATCGAGCGCATGGCGTCCACCTCCGTGCGCCGCGTGGGGCGGCCCGAGACGGCGCTGACCATTGCCGCATCAGCGGGCGTGCTCGTCGGCGCAAGATTGGAGCCCAAGACGATCCGGATGGTCGCAACGACCCTGGCTGGGGAGATCCTCGCGCACATGCAGATAGACGGGAGCCGGAACGTCCGGCGCGCGATCACCCTGCTGCAGAAAGGAATCCAGGAGCTGCTCACACAAGCCGGTGAGAACCGCGAAGTCCGTGGGATCGGAGTGGGCATCCCGGGAATGATGAACCGTGAGGGGCGGCTGGTTCTTGCACCCAACCTGGGATGGCGGAACTCGGAGATCCGCCCGATGCTGGAGGAAAACCTGAACGCTCCGGTATACGTCGACAACGACACCAACGCAGCCTCCGTCGCCGAGTGTCTCTTCGGCATCTGCCGCACGGTCCGGAACTTCATCTTCATCACTGGGCACTCCGGCGTCGGAGGAGGGCTGGTCCTCGACGGCCGCCTCTACCGGGGCACGGGGGGGTTCGCGGGCGAAGTCGGCCATCTGAGCATCGTTCCGGGAGGACGCGCCTGCGGCTGTGGGAAACGGGGCTGTCTGGAGACCTATGTCTCGGAGGCATCCATCCTGGCACGCCTCGAAGAGCTTGGACGCACGCTGCCCGACATCTGGGCTGTCGCCGAGGCGCAAGGCGACCCGAAGGTCCGCCAGGTATTGGACGAGGTCGGCACCCACCTGGGGTTCGCGCTCTCGCATCTCGTCAACCTCATGAACCCCGAGCTCATCGTCCTTGGAGGCAATCTTGCCGTCATCGCCCAGTTGCTCATGCCCACGCTCAAGCGCGCCCTGGCGGAACACACCCTGCGCCCCCTGCTCGAGGATGTCCGCCTGGAAGTGTCCCCCTTGGGGGCAGACGCCGTTCCGATGGGCGGGATCGCTCTGGCGCTCGAAGGCTTCCTGACCTCCTCCGTGGTCATGGCCGAGGAGCGGTCACAGCGCCGAGGATGA
- the xylA gene encoding xylose isomerase, which yields MREPFFADIAPVRYEGLKSTHPLAYRWYEPNRLVLGRSMAEHLRLAVCYWHTFCWAGSDPFGPATMPRPWMQPGDAMALAEQKLSVAFELFEKLGVPFFTFHDRDLAPELGSLRASQHALKVMLDKAQVMMERTGVKLLWGTANLFSHPRYMAGAATNPDPEVFAHAAAQVRDALEATHRLGGANYVLWGGREGYDTLLNTHLKREIDQLGRFLNLVVEHKHKLGFKGTILIEPKPMEPTKHQYDYDVSTVYGFLERSGLAKEVKVNIEVNHATLAGHTFDHEVATAIALGIFGSIDMNRGDPQNGWDTDQFPNNAPELVLPLYRILQAGGFTTGGINFDAKVRRQSIEPVDLLHAHVGAIDVLARALLAAAAMLEEGALSRHIDQRYAGWEGELGRKITEGQIDLAGLANLAVDADLAPKPRSGRQEMLENLVNRYI from the coding sequence ATGCGTGAACCCTTCTTTGCCGACATCGCCCCCGTTCGCTACGAGGGACTCAAGAGCACCCACCCGCTGGCCTACCGCTGGTATGAGCCCAACCGGCTCGTCCTGGGTCGATCCATGGCGGAGCACCTGCGGCTGGCCGTGTGTTACTGGCATACCTTCTGCTGGGCTGGGAGCGATCCCTTCGGCCCCGCCACGATGCCTCGCCCGTGGATGCAGCCGGGGGATGCAATGGCCTTGGCCGAGCAGAAGCTCAGCGTTGCCTTCGAGCTCTTCGAGAAGCTGGGCGTGCCATTCTTCACGTTCCATGATCGGGACTTGGCGCCGGAACTGGGGAGCCTTCGGGCGAGTCAGCACGCGCTCAAGGTCATGCTCGACAAAGCCCAGGTCATGATGGAGCGGACCGGCGTGAAGCTGCTCTGGGGGACGGCGAACCTGTTCTCCCACCCGCGGTACATGGCCGGTGCGGCGACCAATCCGGATCCAGAGGTCTTCGCCCATGCGGCTGCCCAGGTCCGTGACGCGCTCGAGGCCACGCATCGGCTCGGGGGTGCGAATTACGTGTTGTGGGGAGGCCGCGAGGGTTACGACACGCTGCTCAACACCCACCTGAAGCGCGAGATCGATCAACTGGGGCGCTTCCTCAACCTGGTGGTGGAGCACAAGCACAAGCTCGGCTTCAAGGGGACAATCCTCATCGAGCCCAAGCCCATGGAGCCGACCAAGCATCAGTACGACTACGACGTCTCGACGGTCTATGGATTCTTGGAGCGTTCCGGCCTCGCGAAGGAGGTCAAGGTCAACATCGAGGTGAATCACGCCACCCTGGCGGGCCACACCTTCGACCATGAGGTCGCCACGGCCATTGCCCTGGGGATCTTCGGCTCGATCGACATGAACCGGGGCGATCCCCAGAATGGCTGGGACACGGATCAGTTCCCCAACAATGCGCCGGAGTTGGTCCTCCCGCTCTACCGGATCTTACAGGCGGGTGGCTTCACCACGGGAGGCATCAACTTCGATGCCAAGGTGCGGCGCCAAAGCATCGAGCCCGTCGATCTGCTTCATGCGCATGTCGGCGCCATCGACGTCCTGGCGCGCGCCCTGCTTGCCGCCGCGGCGATGCTCGAAGAGGGCGCGCTGAGTCGGCACATCGACCAGCGGTATGCGGGTTGGGAGGGGGAGTTGGGCCGCAAGATCACCGAAGGCCAGATCGATCTGGCGGGTCTGGCGAACTTGGCCGTGGACGCCGATCTGGCGCCGAAGCCCCGGTCGGGACGCCAAGAGATGCTCGAGAATCTGGTCAACCGCTACATTTGA
- a CDS encoding serine/threonine protein kinase, translated as MHTPRAPELNPALLPPGTLVGNWRVLAWAGGGVHGAVYQAVPVDIERATPGALKLALIPRDPRFAREVELLSRVHHPNLPSLRDSGIWQHPGGTLHPFLVMDWVDGAPLYDWAQRHRPSSQQVLRLLAHLARALQALHAQGCLHRDVKGDNVLVRHSDSLALLTDLGSGRYPDAATLTPGTLPPGTPAYRSPEACLFELQFFRDPKAHYSAQPADDLYALGVTAYRLVTGEYPELGEPVRDEAGTWHLAGLASPAPLTLNPRVDVQLNALILRMLSLRPEQRGTAEELAEALEQAARSTNPSSLPRSLEAADMHAQAPAESSPTPSSIERAGHPARAQPWQFRLAAAAALLPLLVLGTLLWRGPLLTFQMGRARLNDGGTTGLGDKAVPTSAVAAPIPSTPGGPTEDTPPEVLPGQRRPDAKGRCARPQQTPLNGGCWIKTPLAREECDTLKGSMFKGTCYLPVPHHERQPTSHPVRNP; from the coding sequence TTGCACACTCCCCGAGCCCCCGAGTTGAACCCCGCGCTCCTTCCTCCAGGCACCCTCGTGGGCAACTGGCGCGTGCTGGCCTGGGCGGGGGGCGGCGTCCACGGTGCCGTCTACCAAGCAGTGCCAGTGGACATTGAGCGTGCCACCCCTGGGGCTCTCAAGCTCGCTCTGATTCCCAGAGACCCTCGCTTCGCACGCGAGGTGGAATTGCTCTCCCGCGTGCACCATCCCAATCTCCCCAGCCTGAGAGACTCCGGCATCTGGCAACACCCAGGCGGCACGCTCCACCCCTTCCTCGTGATGGACTGGGTGGATGGAGCCCCTCTGTATGACTGGGCCCAGCGACATCGCCCCTCCTCTCAGCAGGTGCTCCGGCTTCTGGCCCACCTGGCACGCGCCCTCCAAGCCTTGCACGCCCAAGGATGCCTTCACCGCGACGTCAAGGGCGACAATGTTCTGGTGCGCCACTCCGACAGCCTTGCCCTGCTCACGGACCTGGGCTCCGGCCGCTACCCGGACGCCGCCACCCTCACCCCCGGCACCTTGCCCCCAGGCACGCCTGCTTACCGTTCCCCGGAGGCCTGCCTGTTCGAACTCCAGTTCTTCCGCGACCCCAAAGCCCATTACTCCGCACAGCCGGCCGATGACCTCTACGCTTTGGGGGTCACCGCCTACCGGCTCGTCACCGGCGAGTACCCCGAACTCGGCGAGCCCGTCCGGGATGAGGCGGGCACCTGGCATTTGGCGGGCCTTGCCTCGCCCGCTCCGCTCACCCTCAATCCCCGCGTGGACGTGCAGCTCAATGCATTGATTCTGCGGATGCTCTCCCTGCGCCCCGAGCAGCGCGGCACCGCGGAGGAATTGGCCGAGGCACTGGAGCAAGCCGCCCGGAGCACAAATCCCAGCAGCCTCCCACGGAGCCTTGAAGCTGCCGACATGCATGCTCAGGCACCCGCGGAGTCATCCCCCACGCCAAGCTCCATCGAGCGGGCTGGGCATCCAGCACGCGCCCAGCCTTGGCAATTTCGTCTTGCAGCGGCAGCGGCGCTTTTGCCGCTCCTCGTGCTGGGTACCCTGCTTTGGCGAGGGCCACTTCTGACATTCCAAATGGGGAGGGCTCGCTTGAATGATGGTGGCACGACAGGGCTCGGCGACAAGGCAGTGCCCACGTCCGCTGTGGCGGCCCCCATCCCCTCCACGCCAGGAGGGCCGACGGAGGACACACCGCCCGAGGTACTCCCAGGACAGCGGCGGCCCGACGCGAAGGGACGCTGTGCGCGTCCGCAGCAGACTCCCCTCAACGGCGGGTGTTGGATCAAGACCCCATTGGCGCGCGAGGAGTGCGACACCCTCAAAGGATCCATGTTCAAGGGGACGTGCTACCTGCCTGTCCCTCATCATGAGCGCCAGCCCACTTCACACCCCGTGCGCAATCCATAA
- a CDS encoding crotonase/enoyl-CoA hydratase family protein: MTSLVTEETDGHVRKIGLNRPEKRNAMNIAFFEQLSAAFARAEADEAVRVTVLFAHGPMFTAGLDLMDVFPRLGEADVLFRSAGVDPWGTHGPSRTKPLIVAVHGKCLTLGVELMLAGDISIASEDATFEQIEIDRGIFPFGGGTARWVQTMGWGNAMQYLLTGDALDAREAHRLGLVQRVVAREALMETAMGLAKRIASKPPLAIQATLESARTAVLEGERAAAAKLFPAVMRLAATEDVQEALTAFMERRPATFRGR, translated from the coding sequence ATGACTTCGCTCGTGACTGAAGAGACCGATGGCCATGTCCGCAAGATCGGCCTGAACCGCCCCGAGAAGCGGAACGCGATGAACATTGCCTTCTTCGAACAGCTCTCGGCGGCCTTCGCGCGGGCCGAGGCAGATGAAGCCGTTCGCGTGACGGTGCTCTTTGCCCACGGTCCGATGTTCACCGCAGGCCTCGACCTCATGGATGTGTTCCCGCGCCTTGGCGAGGCCGATGTCTTGTTCCGCTCGGCAGGGGTAGATCCCTGGGGCACGCATGGCCCCTCGCGCACCAAGCCGCTCATCGTCGCGGTGCACGGCAAGTGCCTCACGCTTGGCGTCGAGCTGATGCTCGCCGGTGACATCTCCATTGCCTCCGAGGACGCCACGTTCGAGCAGATTGAAATTGATCGCGGCATCTTCCCGTTCGGTGGCGGGACGGCTCGCTGGGTGCAGACGATGGGGTGGGGAAACGCGATGCAGTACCTCCTCACCGGCGATGCACTCGATGCGCGCGAGGCGCACCGGTTGGGGCTCGTGCAGCGTGTCGTGGCCCGGGAGGCGCTCATGGAGACGGCGATGGGGCTCGCCAAGCGCATCGCGTCGAAGCCTCCCCTGGCCATCCAGGCGACCCTCGAGAGCGCGCGTACCGCCGTGCTGGAGGGAGAACGCGCTGCGGCCGCGAAGCTGTTCCCCGCCGTCATGCGGCTCGCCGCGACCGAGGACGTCCAAGAGGCCCTCACGGCCTTCATGGAGCGGCGGCCCGCCACCTTCCGCGGCCGCTAG
- a CDS encoding SDR family oxidoreductase — protein sequence MRVFVTGASGHIGSALVPELLAAGHKVIGLARSDTSAAALSSAGVEVRRGDLDDLDGLRQAAAAADGVIHLAFKHDVAFTGDYAGAAAAEFRAVEAIGAALEGSGKPFVSTAGTLALALGGSGRMGTEDDAREGGPRIDSENAVIALGKRGVRSSVIRLAPTVHSSLDHHGFVPSLITMARKNGFAAYVGDGANRWPTVHTLDATRLYRLALETAPAGSRLHGAAEEGIPFRDIAEAIGRGLGLPAVSISAEDAGKHLGFLAMFAQLDNPTSSVRTRELLRWQPTHPGLLADLAERHYFEPPGASRKEAP from the coding sequence ATGCGCGTGTTCGTCACCGGCGCGTCCGGTCACATTGGTTCCGCCCTCGTTCCCGAGCTGCTCGCCGCAGGGCACAAGGTCATCGGCCTCGCCCGCTCTGACACCTCGGCTGCCGCGCTTTCGTCCGCTGGCGTCGAAGTGCGACGCGGCGATCTTGACGACCTCGACGGTCTCCGGCAGGCCGCTGCCGCCGCGGATGGCGTCATCCACCTCGCGTTCAAGCACGATGTGGCTTTCACCGGCGACTACGCAGGCGCAGCGGCAGCCGAGTTCCGCGCCGTCGAGGCGATCGGTGCTGCGCTCGAAGGTTCCGGCAAACCGTTCGTCAGCACCGCTGGAACGCTTGCGCTCGCGCTTGGGGGGAGCGGTCGCATGGGGACCGAAGACGACGCCCGCGAGGGTGGGCCGCGCATCGACTCGGAGAACGCCGTGATCGCGCTCGGCAAGCGCGGGGTTCGGTCCTCGGTCATCCGTCTCGCACCGACGGTGCACAGTTCTCTGGACCACCACGGCTTCGTTCCGTCGCTCATCACGATGGCACGCAAGAACGGCTTTGCCGCCTATGTCGGAGATGGGGCGAACCGTTGGCCGACGGTGCACACGCTCGACGCGACGCGCCTCTATCGCCTGGCGTTGGAGACAGCCCCGGCCGGCTCGCGCCTCCACGGGGCCGCCGAGGAGGGCATCCCTTTCCGGGACATCGCTGAAGCCATCGGCCGCGGCCTCGGTCTGCCGGCTGTCAGTATCTCGGCCGAGGACGCCGGCAAGCACCTCGGATTCCTCGCCATGTTCGCGCAGCTCGACAACCCCACCTCCAGCGTGCGCACGCGGGAACTCTTGCGCTGGCAGCCGACACACCCGGGGCTGCTCGCCGACCTCGCCGAGCGCCATTACTTCGAGCCGCCGGGGGCCTCGCGAAAAGAAGCCCCGTGA
- a CDS encoding discoidin domain-containing protein, producing MPKSKQLLSRLRPAHQACSALAALAMAAIAPTAHADSAVYGGGPFYSGGTAVMNDLRNSGFTTVMLWSFHIEDNGDLVYNDIPVVKNGAYIGDPAWPTRLASLKTAPTSVNRIEVSIGAWGVPDFERMIKLVNGTAAGCGSTLVCGTGSNSILYRNFQALKSVTGATAVNFDDESAYNLAPTTQFGQMLIGLGYKITFAPYTNQSFWRSLKDNLGSAVDTIYLQVYDGGAGNNPASWNTAMGMTVDPGLWSRHGSGCGSGDSPATVQSKMSNWKASAGISGGFMWLYDDIQACGSQGTAAQYAAAINTAVSGNTPPVANFNVTVSGLTATFSDASSDSDGSITSRSWNFGDGSGSTATNPSRVYGSAGNYNVNLTVTDNGGASHTKTQTVSVGAGYANLALNKPTTGSTACNTSETPAKAVNGSVSGGTTDKFCSLAAPSWLQVDLGSAQTVSSFVVKHAGAGGESSTWNTKAFTIQTSSNGTTWSTPVTVTNNTASTSTHSISATSARYIKFNVTTPSQNGDPATRIYEFEVR from the coding sequence ATGCCGAAGTCGAAGCAACTCTTGTCCCGCCTCCGTCCTGCCCACCAAGCCTGTTCGGCGCTCGCCGCCCTCGCCATGGCCGCCATTGCGCCGACGGCCCATGCCGATTCGGCCGTCTATGGCGGCGGCCCGTTCTATTCCGGCGGCACCGCGGTGATGAACGACCTGCGCAACTCGGGCTTTACCACCGTGATGCTGTGGAGCTTCCACATCGAGGACAACGGCGACCTCGTCTACAACGACATCCCCGTGGTCAAGAACGGCGCCTACATCGGCGACCCAGCCTGGCCGACGCGCTTGGCCTCGCTCAAGACCGCGCCGACCTCGGTCAATCGCATCGAAGTGTCGATCGGCGCCTGGGGCGTTCCCGATTTCGAGCGGATGATCAAGCTGGTCAACGGCACCGCCGCCGGTTGCGGCAGCACCCTGGTCTGCGGCACTGGCAGCAACAGCATCCTGTACCGCAACTTCCAGGCGCTGAAGAGCGTCACGGGCGCCACCGCGGTCAACTTCGATGACGAGAGCGCCTACAATCTCGCCCCCACCACCCAGTTCGGGCAGATGCTGATCGGCCTGGGCTACAAGATCACCTTCGCGCCCTACACCAATCAGAGCTTCTGGAGGAGCCTCAAGGACAACCTCGGCAGCGCGGTCGACACCATTTACCTGCAGGTGTACGACGGAGGCGCTGGCAACAATCCGGCGAGTTGGAACACCGCGATGGGCATGACCGTCGACCCGGGCCTGTGGTCGCGCCACGGCAGCGGCTGCGGCAGCGGCGACAGTCCGGCCACGGTGCAGAGCAAGATGAGCAACTGGAAGGCCTCTGCCGGCATCTCTGGCGGCTTCATGTGGCTGTATGACGATATCCAGGCGTGCGGGTCGCAGGGCACGGCCGCGCAGTACGCGGCGGCGATCAACACCGCGGTCAGCGGCAACACCCCGCCAGTGGCCAATTTCAACGTCACCGTGAGCGGATTGACCGCGACCTTCAGCGACGCCTCCAGCGACAGCGACGGCAGCATCACCTCGCGCAGCTGGAATTTCGGCGACGGCAGCGGCTCGACCGCGACGAACCCCAGCCGTGTCTACGGCAGCGCCGGCAACTACAACGTCAACCTGACCGTGACCGACAACGGCGGCGCCAGCCACACCAAGACCCAGACCGTCTCGGTCGGTGCTGGCTACGCCAACCTGGCGCTCAACAAGCCGACGACTGGCTCCACCGCCTGCAACACCAGCGAGACGCCGGCCAAGGCGGTCAACGGCAGCGTCTCCGGCGGCACGACCGACAAGTTCTGCTCGTTGGCCGCCCCGTCCTGGCTGCAGGTTGATCTCGGCTCGGCGCAGACGGTCAGCAGCTTCGTGGTCAAGCATGCCGGCGCGGGTGGCGAGTCGAGCACCTGGAACACCAAGGCCTTCACCATCCAGACCTCCAGCAACGGCACCACCTGGAGCACCCCAGTGACGGTGACCAACAACACCGCCAGCACCTCGACCCACTCGATCAGCGCCACCTCGGCGCGCTACATCAAGTTCAACGTGACCACCCCAAGCCAGAACGGCGACCCAGCGACGCGCATCTACGAATTCGAGGTGCGCTGA
- a CDS encoding TetR/AcrR family transcriptional regulator, whose protein sequence is MARWEPDARGRLEKAAMELFQEHGYARTTVEEIAARAGLTERTFFRYFADKREVLFSGSKDLENAIVDIIASAPDGALPFDAVAAAFEAAGVTLQERRHFSYVRARHALVAAHAEIQERELIKLASLASAVTRALHARGVAEPAASLAAEAGIAVFKVGFEQWVAGKKPRDLAEHIRAATDALKAIAAGTRAS, encoded by the coding sequence ATGGCACGCTGGGAACCCGACGCACGCGGACGGCTCGAGAAGGCCGCGATGGAGCTCTTTCAAGAGCATGGTTATGCGCGTACGACGGTGGAGGAGATCGCCGCGCGCGCGGGGCTCACGGAGCGAACCTTCTTTCGCTACTTCGCCGACAAACGCGAGGTGCTGTTCTCCGGGTCGAAAGATCTCGAGAACGCCATCGTGGACATCATCGCGAGCGCGCCGGATGGGGCACTGCCGTTCGATGCCGTCGCCGCCGCCTTCGAAGCCGCCGGAGTCACGCTCCAGGAGCGCCGTCACTTTAGCTACGTCCGCGCACGGCACGCGCTCGTCGCCGCGCACGCGGAGATTCAAGAGCGCGAGCTGATCAAGCTCGCGTCCCTTGCGTCGGCCGTCACGAGGGCGCTGCATGCACGTGGCGTCGCCGAGCCCGCGGCAAGCCTGGCTGCCGAGGCGGGGATCGCCGTCTTCAAGGTCGGGTTCGAGCAGTGGGTTGCTGGCAAGAAGCCGCGAGACCTTGCAGAGCACATTCGAGCCGCGACGGATGCACTCAAGGCCATTGCCGCTGGTACGCGCGCATCCTGA
- a CDS encoding glutathione S-transferase family protein — MLTLHHLGHSQSERIVWLCEELGLDYELKRYQRRSDNRLAPPEYKALHPMGTAPVLTDGDLVLGESGAICEYLIQTHGNGRLAVKPGEPSFPDYLYWFHFANGTLQPLVLQVRYLERVDPSDKNAPLQAAKDRFNLVFSTLEKRLGEAPYLAGNELTAADIMTVFTLTTMRLFKPYDLSPWPNILAYLQRIGARPAYRRAMQKADPDLTPVLGAVPK; from the coding sequence ATGCTGACGCTGCACCATCTCGGACATTCGCAATCGGAGCGGATCGTCTGGCTCTGTGAGGAGCTCGGGCTCGACTATGAGCTGAAGCGGTATCAGCGCCGGTCCGACAACCGACTGGCTCCGCCGGAATACAAGGCGCTTCATCCGATGGGCACGGCGCCGGTCCTCACCGACGGCGACCTCGTCCTCGGGGAATCCGGGGCAATCTGCGAGTATCTGATCCAGACCCATGGCAATGGCCGACTCGCTGTGAAGCCCGGCGAACCCAGTTTCCCCGACTATCTCTACTGGTTCCACTTCGCCAACGGGACGCTGCAACCGCTCGTCTTGCAGGTGAGGTATCTGGAGCGCGTCGATCCTTCGGACAAGAACGCGCCGCTGCAGGCGGCCAAGGACCGGTTCAATCTGGTCTTCTCGACCTTGGAGAAGCGGTTGGGGGAGGCGCCCTATCTGGCCGGCAACGAGTTGACGGCGGCGGATATCATGACCGTGTTCACGTTGACCACGATGCGGCTGTTCAAGCCGTATGACCTCTCGCCCTGGCCGAACATCCTGGCGTATCTGCAACGCATCGGCGCGCGGCCGGCTTATCGTCGGGCGATGCAGAAGGCCGATCCGGATTTGACGCCGGTATTGGGGGCCGTCCCAAAATAA
- a CDS encoding IS5 family transposase (programmed frameshift), with translation MVRDLVPDALWERVVPLLPAPKKKKKPGRPRVDERAALEAIVFVLRTGIPWEMLPTKQFGLSGMTAWRRLEQWTRAGVFEQLQRLLLNELGQRGQVDFSRASIDSSTVRASKGGPFTGKNPTDRAKAGSKHHLLVDRRGLPLAESLTGANVHDTRELFPLLEAVPKVRQPRGPPRHRPDKLHADKAYASRKNRRGLRRRGITPRIARPGIESKQRLGQHRWVVERTNAWLHRQRRLRVRDERRDDVHFGLLVLGCCLILFRALNPDFC, from the exons ATGGTTCGCGATCTCGTACCGGATGCGCTGTGGGAGCGAGTCGTTCCGCTGCTTCCAGCTCCCAAGAAGAAGAAGAAGCCCGGCCGCCCCCGGGTTGATGAGCGAGCCGCCTTGGAGGCCATCGTCTTCGTGCTCAGGACCGGCATTCCCTGGGAGATGCTGCCGACCAAGCAGTTCGGCCTGTCGGGGATGACGGCTTGGCGACGCCTGGAGCAATGGACACGTGCCGGAGTGTTCGAGCAGCTCCAGCGACTGCTGCTCAACGAGCTGGGCCAGCGCGGCCAAGTGGACTTCAGCCGTGCCTCGATCGACTCCTCGACGGTGCGAGCCTCCAAAGGGGGGCCCT TCACGGGCAAGAACCCGACGGACCGAGCGAAGGCGGGCAGCAAACATCATCTTCTTGTCGACAGAAGAGGGCTTCCGCTGGCCGAGAGTCTGACGGGAGCCAACGTCCATGACACGCGCGAGCTGTTCCCTCTGCTGGAGGCCGTGCCCAAGGTGAGGCAGCCGCGCGGTCCTCCCCGTCACCGGCCCGACAAGCTGCATGCCGACAAGGCGTACGCGTCGCGCAAGAACCGTCGCGGCCTGCGTCGGCGCGGCATCACTCCACGCATCGCACGGCCCGGCATCGAGTCGAAGCAACGGCTGGGACAGCACCGGTGGGTGGTGGAGCGGACCAACGCGTGGCTTCACCGGCAGCGGCGTCTGCGCGTGCGCGATGAACGGCGCGATGATGTCCACTTCGGCCTCCTTGTTCTGGGCTGCTGCCTGATCCTCTTCCGGGCCCTTAATCCTGACTTTTGTTAG